One region of Sphingomonas adhaesiva genomic DNA includes:
- a CDS encoding AI-2E family transporter yields the protein MTAPLPAAGGRAGYAKFAIRTMIFIGLVSLAILVWRLHNVLLLAFAAVLIAVVLHAAADGLCRLLPLSKGWAMALAGMLILGVLAGAGMLLGQEVGSQLSDLGRTLPVAWQRFVDWAGEDKVQSVLDTISPDGSSVASVMQSAFGMLTTSLTGLVLAVLGGIYFAASPSEYYRGTLALLPRAARRRTGKAARETARTLRNWLLGQLVSMAATFTAVLIGLKVIGVPSALALAIVAGMLEFIPLVGPFLGAVPALLIALTVGVEPFMWTAGSFFVWQQIEGNAMAPLVMRYAVSIPPALTLFALFLFGSMFGIFGVILGGPLTVASWVLVKCLWVEPRCERDMAEG from the coding sequence ATGACTGCACCCCTGCCCGCGGCTGGTGGGCGAGCCGGTTACGCAAAGTTCGCGATCCGGACGATGATCTTCATCGGACTGGTCTCGCTGGCCATTCTTGTCTGGCGATTGCACAACGTATTGCTGCTTGCCTTCGCCGCGGTACTCATCGCGGTCGTGCTACATGCCGCTGCCGACGGGCTTTGCCGCCTGTTGCCGCTGAGTAAGGGTTGGGCGATGGCGTTGGCCGGAATGCTGATCCTGGGCGTGCTGGCCGGCGCCGGCATGCTGCTGGGGCAGGAAGTGGGATCGCAGCTGTCCGACTTGGGAAGGACATTGCCCGTTGCTTGGCAGCGTTTCGTGGACTGGGCGGGCGAGGACAAGGTGCAAAGCGTGCTCGACACCATCTCTCCCGACGGATCGAGCGTCGCATCGGTGATGCAGTCCGCGTTCGGGATGCTGACAACTTCGTTAACCGGCCTTGTCCTCGCGGTGCTGGGTGGGATCTATTTCGCCGCTAGCCCATCCGAGTATTACAGGGGGACGCTGGCCTTGTTGCCGCGTGCCGCCCGGCGGAGGACCGGCAAGGCCGCTAGAGAGACGGCGCGCACTCTGCGCAACTGGTTGCTCGGTCAGTTGGTGTCGATGGCGGCCACCTTCACTGCGGTGTTGATCGGTCTCAAGGTGATCGGGGTGCCATCAGCGCTGGCGTTAGCGATCGTAGCGGGCATGCTCGAGTTCATCCCGCTGGTAGGTCCGTTTCTCGGCGCCGTGCCGGCGTTGCTGATCGCGCTCACCGTCGGGGTGGAACCGTTCATGTGGACCGCCGGTTCTTTCTTCGTGTGGCAACAGATCGAGGGCAATGCGATGGCGCCGCTGGTGATGCGTTATGCCGTGTCGATCCCGCCCGCCTTGACGCTGTTCGCGCTGTTCCTCTTCGGGAGCATGTTTGGAATCTTCGGAGTCATCCTTGGTGGACCGCTGACGGTTGCGTCGTGGGTGCTGGTCAAATGCCTGTGGGTCGAGCCACGATGCGAGCGGGACATGGCAGAGGGGTGA
- a CDS encoding NAD(P)/FAD-dependent oxidoreductase, translated as MFAPAPDLTDRHHRVVIVGGGVAGLDLAGILSRDSSLDVVLVDCATIHVWKPMLHSVAAGTCDVAHVGVPYAAQARRHGFTYVPGRAEAVDPSSRVVHVAPFALHRRPLLPERTLEYDTLVLAVGSVAADFGVEGVAVHARHIDTLEEATAFQADIAPRLIEAAQTATPLRIAIVGGGATGVQLAAELLQMADIADDYGAGGVRQSLEINLLDRGDRLLSAFPEGVSRAARVRLEQLGVTVTTEAVVTAVDATGLQVGNEHLSVDLCVWAAGVEAAPLAETLAALERTREGRIVVDAWCRSVSFTEIVALGDCAALTPTGQRRPLSPTAQVAYQQAVYLGRWLPKMIAGRKAPPFRYRDLGALVQLGGYDAYGALGRFGVFGRGFLHGRMAKAGHAFLYRRHQMRLHGTLAALALWVADHLVNFVRPTSKLS; from the coding sequence ATGTTCGCACCCGCTCCTGACCTCACTGACCGGCACCATCGGGTGGTAATCGTCGGTGGGGGCGTCGCGGGCCTCGATCTTGCCGGCATCCTTAGCCGCGACAGTTCTCTCGACGTGGTGCTGGTCGACTGCGCTACGATACATGTCTGGAAGCCGATGCTTCACAGCGTGGCCGCCGGAACCTGCGATGTCGCGCACGTCGGGGTGCCATATGCCGCTCAGGCGCGGCGGCACGGCTTCACCTACGTCCCCGGTCGAGCAGAAGCGGTCGATCCCAGTTCGCGGGTCGTACATGTCGCACCTTTCGCCCTCCACCGCCGACCGCTACTGCCCGAACGGACCCTTGAATACGATACGTTGGTCTTGGCTGTGGGCAGTGTCGCGGCGGATTTCGGTGTCGAAGGCGTAGCGGTCCATGCTCGACATATCGACACGCTGGAGGAGGCGACCGCGTTCCAAGCAGATATCGCGCCCCGACTGATCGAGGCGGCGCAGACCGCCACGCCCCTGCGCATCGCGATCGTCGGCGGGGGCGCGACCGGCGTCCAGCTGGCGGCCGAGTTGCTGCAGATGGCGGACATCGCCGACGATTATGGTGCGGGCGGCGTTCGGCAATCGCTGGAGATCAATCTGCTGGATCGCGGGGACCGGCTGCTGTCCGCCTTTCCAGAAGGGGTGTCGCGGGCGGCGCGGGTCCGGCTTGAACAACTGGGCGTGACGGTAACGACCGAAGCTGTCGTTACTGCCGTCGATGCTACGGGATTGCAGGTGGGCAACGAACATCTGTCGGTCGATCTGTGCGTATGGGCGGCCGGCGTCGAGGCGGCGCCGCTTGCCGAGACGCTTGCTGCGCTGGAGCGAACGCGCGAAGGCCGTATCGTGGTTGATGCTTGGTGTCGCTCGGTGTCGTTCACGGAAATCGTCGCACTCGGCGACTGCGCCGCCTTAACGCCGACCGGGCAGCGCCGACCGCTGTCTCCCACCGCGCAGGTCGCCTATCAGCAGGCGGTCTATCTGGGGCGTTGGCTGCCAAAGATGATCGCGGGTCGCAAAGCGCCGCCGTTCCGTTACCGCGACCTCGGCGCGCTTGTACAACTCGGCGGTTACGACGCCTATGGCGCATTAGGACGGTTTGGCGTCTTCGGTCGCGGCTTTCTGCATGGTCGGATGGCCAAGGCCGGCCACGCCTTCCTCTATCGGCGCCACCAGATGCGGCTTCACGGCACCCTTGCGGCTCTAGCACTCTGGGTGGCTGACCATCTCGTAAATTTCGTACGTCCTACTAGTAAGTTGAGCTAA
- a CDS encoding putative quinol monooxygenase has translation MHALFLTHSSTPGRRDELEAVWRRHMMPAIDANDGHLVYIYSFGTDPDTVGAFQLYRSKEDADAFVQSPAYLAYLNEARPLLAHDPDVTILEPRWVKGA, from the coding sequence ATGCACGCCCTGTTTCTCACGCATAGCAGCACGCCGGGTCGGCGCGACGAACTGGAGGCGGTGTGGCGTCGGCACATGATGCCGGCGATCGACGCCAACGACGGCCACCTCGTCTACATCTACAGTTTCGGTACCGATCCTGACACGGTAGGCGCGTTTCAGCTATACCGGTCGAAGGAAGACGCGGATGCATTCGTGCAATCGCCCGCGTATCTGGCCTACCTGAATGAAGCACGGCCGTTGTTGGCGCATGATCCCGACGTGACGATCCTCGAACCGCGATGGGTTAAAGGCGCCTGA
- a CDS encoding sigma factor, whose translation MVAFEAARPAMFGIAYRMLGTHADAEDVLQDVFIRWSEADRHSIQNPAAWLTTVCTRRSIDVVRLVARARTDYVGPWLPEPLAGATMEEPQELSFALETAFLLLLQRASPSVRNLPEIDAPEQLLVDFVAFRAVMRETSAHRATEPSQDAFSPYVAVEGRGPVPQDKRRSRIVGE comes from the coding sequence ATGGTGGCGTTCGAAGCTGCCCGGCCAGCGATGTTTGGCATCGCATATCGTATGCTCGGCACGCATGCCGATGCCGAAGACGTCCTGCAGGACGTGTTCATTCGCTGGTCAGAAGCCGATCGACATTCGATCCAGAACCCAGCTGCGTGGCTTACTACAGTCTGTACGCGACGATCGATCGATGTGGTCCGCTTGGTCGCTCGCGCGCGGACGGACTATGTGGGACCGTGGCTGCCCGAGCCATTGGCCGGTGCGACGATGGAAGAGCCGCAGGAACTCTCTTTTGCTTTGGAGACGGCGTTCTTGCTCTTGCTGCAGCGCGCGTCGCCCAGCGTCCGCAATCTGCCTGAGATTGACGCCCCAGAGCAGCTTCTTGTCGATTTCGTCGCCTTCCGGGCGGTGATGCGTGAAACATCCGCACATCGCGCAACGGAACCATCGCAGGACGCCTTTTCCCCATACGTAGCTGTCGAGGGTCGAGGGCCTGTGCCTCAGGATAAGCGACGCTCCCGAATAGTAGGCGAATAG
- a CDS encoding putative immunity protein: MCAYLSAMADAAKVYHSLDACRAVEGYAAQCACSVLPVFDRRYPHDRRPHDAIAAARLFAGGAGRTKLLRDRAWSALRAAGEAADHGEPAASEAARAPVAAAGAAYLHPLATATQVKHILGSAAHAVRAIELSSPDTAEMHLAMLAGLAPPQVSGILRRYPEAPLKGGRVGELIREFDAALR; the protein is encoded by the coding sequence ATGTGCGCATATCTCAGCGCCATGGCGGATGCTGCAAAGGTCTATCACAGCTTGGATGCTTGCCGGGCCGTCGAAGGCTATGCGGCGCAGTGCGCTTGTTCTGTCCTCCCGGTCTTCGACCGACGATACCCGCACGATCGGCGGCCACACGACGCCATCGCCGCCGCCCGGCTGTTCGCAGGCGGCGCAGGACGAACCAAGCTCCTCCGAGACAGGGCATGGTCTGCGCTTCGGGCTGCTGGGGAAGCTGCCGACCACGGTGAACCTGCGGCGAGTGAGGCAGCGCGGGCCCCTGTCGCAGCCGCTGGCGCCGCCTATCTGCACCCGCTGGCGACGGCGACCCAGGTCAAGCACATCCTTGGATCGGCGGCTCATGCTGTCCGAGCCATCGAGCTCTCGTCCCCGGACACCGCAGAGATGCACCTGGCGATGTTGGCAGGCCTCGCGCCGCCACAGGTCTCTGGGATACTCCGGCGCTATCCCGAGGCCCCATTGAAAGGCGGTCGGGTCGGAGAACTCATCCGCGAATTCGACGCGGCGCTTCGTTGA